TCAAATCCCGGTCCAAAGGGCCATCTGCCAACACAGCGGACATTGAGGGAATCTCTTTGTCTCGGCTTAATAAAAGTCTGGAAGTAATCTTCGTTCCCAAATCCCCTCAATCTCGGCGGCAATCGTCTTAATGAATCAAATACAAACCCTTTATTAGACCCTGAAACAAGTTCAGGGTGACAAAGAAAATTATTGTCATTGCGAGACGCAGCTGAAGCAATCTCATATTTAAAAGTACCTGCACTAAGATAATTGAATATGACAAATAAAAAAATAATATATCTCCTCATCACCAACCTCCAGCAAATTCTAATCTAAGAAAGTCTAATGTCAATAATTGTATTTTAAAAATTGAGATTGCTACGCCTTCACTCCGCTCAGGCTAAATGACAGAGAAGAGACAATCCTCGCAGCAAGGTCACACCTCAGATGTCCAATCAACTCCCCATCAGAATAAGGATTATTACGTTTGTAGTAAAAGTTGGTTAAGTAGAGTTGATAAATTGAATGTCTGGATAGTCTCTTGAACCGCAAAATTCTTAATATAGGATAATCCCACATCGTAGCTGGCTGACTCTCCGAATATCAAAAAATCGTTTTACTTGTTATTCAAATTGCCTATTTTATACTTGTAGATTGTAAGATTAAGATTTTACATTTCAATTTTTTTTTAAATAATATTTAGGGATAAAGTAGCAGGGAGAATTTCATAGCCAATTTTTATTTGACTGTTGACAGCGAGGAGATTATGGATATAATTATAGTGTTATGATTTGGTTGATGCTTCTGACTTTATCTCCTCATGTCTATTTACTCCCCAACGATGCGGTGGAGGTTGATATATGGCATCAACCAAATTTAAGCGGTAAATATCTTGTGGATACCGATACAAGTTTAAATATCCCGCTTCTGGGAAAAATTAACATAAAAAATATTCCTGCGGATTCTCTGGAGAAGATGCTCATTGATGAATTTCATAAATATTACGGTGATATCTTTCTGACGATTAATATCTACTACCAGATAAATGTTTTTGGTGAAGTTAAATCTCCAGGCAAATATTATCTTAAAAGCAACGAAAATCTTGCCAATCTTCTGGCGATGGCAGGAGGTCCAACCTCAAATGGTAATATTGGCAGGATTAAGATTCTTAATTTTGGCAGAGAAAGAAGCGTGAATCTTGAAAAGATACTTAAGAGCGGAAAGAAAATAGACGAATTGAACCTCGGTCCTGGTGATGTGGTTATTATTCCAAGAAGATTTATGCCGGCACTCCAGGAATGGTCAGTGCTTTTCAGCATTGGCACATTGATTTTACAAATTATAATTTACGCAAGATGAATAAAGAGCCAACCTTTCAAGATTATATAGATATCATTTACAAACGACGTATATTAATTATTATCTGCGTTGTAGTTGCTTCATTTAGTGCCTTTTTCATAAGTTTAAGTTTGCCCAAGGTCTATGAGGCGAAAGTTCGTTTCAAATTAGAACTTTCCGAGTCAAAGCCCGTGTTTTTTACTGAACTATATACCCCACAGCGTGTTGACCCGGTTGAGAGCGAACTGGAAATCATTCGCAGCCGTGCCCTTGCCCGCTCGGTGGTCAAAAAACTTGGTTTAAATTTCTTTATAAATAATCATGGCAGGGTATTTTTTGATTCGATCCAGGTAAGTGAGTATTTTCCTCCAGGCAAATACTTAATAAAAATAGAAGAGGGCAAAGATTTTACAATATATAATCAAAGAGAAGAAGTCGTAGGCAGAGGAAGTATCGGTGAAATGTTCAGCAGTGGTGGTTTGAAATTTATTTTAAAAGAAAAGCCGAGTCGTGATTATTTAGAATTTTCAATTACTGATATTGAGAAGGCAACCGAGGATTTGATGCACAATGTTTCTGCTAATCAGATTAAAAATACTTCACTTGTTTTACTGAAGGCACGTTCAACTCTGCCTGAACTTGCCGCAAAGATTGCTAATTCTTTATCGCAGGAATATATTCTTTATACTTTGGAAAGCCTGAGAGAATCCGCACGTGGTTCAAAGGAATTTATTGAAAGTCAGATTAAAATTTTCGGTACCGAGCTTGATAGTGCGGAGGAGAATCTGCGTCGATATAAGCAACAGAGTGGGGTTTTCTTGCTTAGCGAGACTGCAAAGGAAATTATAAATGCCGTTGCCCAGTTTGAGGTGGAAAGAGAGAAGGCAGTAGTTGAACTCCATGAAACAGAAAGCAGTATAAAGAAACTTGAGAGTGAACTTGCAAAGGATGAGGCAAGTTATGGATATTACAAACGCATGGCATCATTTCCGACAATATCAAGTAGCCCATTAATCATAAAATTGAAAGAGCAATTAAAAAATCTTGAGATCCAGAAACAGGAATACCAGAATGACCCATTAAAGTTAAAAGAAATTCAGGAGCAGATTTCTAAGGTTGAACAGGAAATCAATCAGACAAGCAAACAGATTGCTTTAGCAGGTCCTTCGGTTGGAGACCCTGTTTTTCAATCCCTTATTACGAATATTATAAATAGTGAAACGCGCCTTATTGCATTACAAAGTAGAATAGATGCGTTAAATCAAATCATTGATAAACACAACCGAAGATTGAAACAGCTTCCTGAGGCAGAGGTGAATTTAGCACAACTGGAAAGACAGAAAAAGGCGAATGAAGAAATCTATACAATGCTTCTTAGTAAACTTGAAGAATCAAAGATCGCGGAAGCGATGCAAATAAGTCAGGCGCGAATAATTGACCACGCAATAATTCCTGATAGACCGGTGGAGCCAAAACCAAAACAGAATGCAATCCTCGGGTTTTTGCTGGGATTACTGATTGGTATTGGTGGAGCCTTTTTATTGGAATACATTGATACGACTATAAAAACGACAAAAGAGATTGAAGAATTGACGGGCATTTCAGTCCTGGCATCTGTTCCTCTGGTAAAGAACAAAAATCATATCGATATTCCCACGATCCATGAACCACATTCTGATATCGCTGAAGCCTATCGTATTTTAAGAACAAATATTTCTTTTTCTGCAGCAGCACGACCCATTAAGTCATTATTGATTACATCAACAATTCCGCAGGAAGGAAAGACAACAACTACTCTAAATCTTGGCATCACGCTTTCTCAACAGGGTCATAAGGTGGTAATAATTGATTGTGATTTCCGTAGACCAAAATTACATATTTATTTCCG
The sequence above is a segment of the candidate division WOR-3 bacterium genome. Coding sequences within it:
- a CDS encoding polysaccharide biosynthesis/export family protein, giving the protein MIWLMLLTLSPHVYLLPNDAVEVDIWHQPNLSGKYLVDTDTSLNIPLLGKINIKNIPADSLEKMLIDEFHKYYGDIFLTINIYYQINVFGEVKSPGKYYLKSNENLANLLAMAGGPTSNGNIGRIKILNFGRERSVNLEKILKSGKKIDELNLGPGDVVIIPRRFMPALQEWSVLFSIGTLILQIIIYAR
- a CDS encoding polysaccharide biosynthesis tyrosine autokinase; amino-acid sequence: MNKEPTFQDYIDIIYKRRILIIICVVVASFSAFFISLSLPKVYEAKVRFKLELSESKPVFFTELYTPQRVDPVESELEIIRSRALARSVVKKLGLNFFINNHGRVFFDSIQVSEYFPPGKYLIKIEEGKDFTIYNQREEVVGRGSIGEMFSSGGLKFILKEKPSRDYLEFSITDIEKATEDLMHNVSANQIKNTSLVLLKARSTLPELAAKIANSLSQEYILYTLESLRESARGSKEFIESQIKIFGTELDSAEENLRRYKQQSGVFLLSETAKEIINAVAQFEVEREKAVVELHETESSIKKLESELAKDEASYGYYKRMASFPTISSSPLIIKLKEQLKNLEIQKQEYQNDPLKLKEIQEQISKVEQEINQTSKQIALAGPSVGDPVFQSLITNIINSETRLIALQSRIDALNQIIDKHNRRLKQLPEAEVNLAQLERQKKANEEIYTMLLSKLEESKIAEAMQISQARIIDHAIIPDRPVEPKPKQNAILGFLLGLLIGIGGAFLLEYIDTTIKTTKEIEELTGISVLASVPLVKNKNHIDIPTIHEPHSDIAEAYRILRTNISFSAAARPIKSLLITSTIPQEGKTTTTLNLGITLSQQGHKVVIIDCDFRRPKLHIYFRDIVKDNHNGLTDVLINRIKLKDAIVKSPFENLYFITSGTIPTNPAELLGSNRMLDTLGELKNNFDYVLIDAPPALGIADARVLGKICDAILVVVMSGKTSRDAVLEVKDELERAGEKIIGYVLNGVDVTQRYYRHRYYYYYQHYTKPSS